One region of Flavobacterium sp. GSB-24 genomic DNA includes:
- a CDS encoding undecaprenyl-phosphate glucose phosphotransferase — MKILEQLSKYKFSRYFQILFILWDVILLNTAVIISGLIKFESLDRLFLKEVQTISLLENLIWLGLLLYKDSYRIIRVETIESILSRTIKKVIVHGSIVAIFVVFLDYSDISRFQLLYFYIFFFSFLMLSRIFSMKVLKYIRMKGYNFRNVIIVGANETGNRIRKILAKNLTYGYRFLGFFDEKENISDAISKNLIGGFEDVQNFISKHQVDEMYITLHINDIEIINKLIQICEQHMVRIKFIPDFQLYTKSSRVEISFYENTPVLMSRREPLENSLNRITKKIFDLCFSFLVIVLLFPWLFPILMLIIKIESPGPVFFKQERSGRDNKPFSCLKFRSMRVNEGSHKKQAEKGDKRVTRFGAFMRKTSIDELPQFFNVLFGNMSVVGPRPHMLYHTQAYKELINNYLVRHYAKPGITGWAQVNGYRGETKELVDMENRVEFDIWYIENWSLLLDIKIIIKTVLNVFHGEKNAY; from the coding sequence ATGAAAATTTTAGAGCAATTATCAAAATATAAGTTTTCAAGATATTTCCAAATACTGTTCATATTGTGGGATGTGATATTGCTTAATACCGCAGTAATTATTTCAGGATTAATAAAATTTGAAAGTCTGGATAGGCTTTTTTTAAAGGAAGTACAAACAATATCGTTATTAGAAAATTTAATTTGGCTTGGGCTTTTATTATATAAAGATTCCTATAGAATTATCAGAGTCGAAACGATTGAATCTATATTATCAAGAACAATAAAAAAAGTTATTGTTCATGGATCAATTGTTGCCATTTTTGTTGTCTTTTTAGATTACTCCGATATTTCGAGATTTCAACTGCTTTATTTTTATATTTTTTTCTTTTCATTTTTAATGCTTTCCAGAATTTTTTCGATGAAAGTTTTAAAATATATCAGAATGAAAGGCTATAATTTCAGAAACGTTATCATTGTAGGAGCCAATGAAACTGGAAATCGCATTCGCAAAATACTGGCTAAAAATTTAACTTACGGTTATAGGTTTCTGGGTTTTTTTGATGAAAAGGAAAATATTTCCGATGCAATTTCTAAAAACCTTATAGGAGGATTTGAAGATGTTCAAAACTTTATTAGTAAGCATCAGGTTGATGAAATGTACATCACACTTCATATTAATGATATTGAGATAATTAATAAATTAATTCAAATATGCGAACAGCATATGGTACGAATTAAATTTATTCCAGACTTTCAATTGTACACTAAATCTAGTCGAGTTGAAATCTCTTTTTATGAAAACACACCTGTTTTAATGTCAAGAAGAGAACCTTTGGAAAATTCATTAAATCGAATCACAAAAAAGATTTTTGATCTGTGTTTTTCCTTTTTGGTTATAGTTCTACTATTTCCTTGGCTGTTTCCTATTTTGATGCTAATTATAAAAATCGAATCTCCAGGACCAGTTTTTTTTAAACAAGAAAGATCAGGAAGAGATAATAAACCATTTTCATGTTTAAAGTTTAGAAGCATGCGTGTAAATGAAGGTTCCCATAAAAAACAAGCCGAGAAAGGGGACAAACGTGTTACAAGATTTGGTGCTTTTATGAGAAAGACAAGTATTGATGAACTGCCTCAATTTTTTAATGTTCTGTTTGGTAATATGTCAGTTGTCGGGCCAAGACCACACATGTTATATCACACCCAAGCGTATAAGGAATTAATTAACAATTATTTGGTTCGTCACTATGCAAAACCTGGAATTACAGGATGGGCACAGGTAAATGGTTATCGTGGTGAAAC
- a CDS encoding O-antigen ligase family protein has product MQSVYPKRDFFLRQKNSTKPNLSVLLLIHLQLINIITGPDIILKFLGFRYDDVAEIGLGWFTFSVNFLFILLDVFVLLNNKTKSLKLILEVKKIGFFLVLIFLSSFLVLENLFEQSLNLIFLTIGYSIKICSLIILFDKYNIEFSSILLKVLKILMIVMLVYLVIFFGNGFSTTLIGRYQSVFNQPNTLGQFSSLAIATLFSERLYISRKNKKFNNYSFFFFLSTAIAFVIISQSFTNFLLIILIVLMYFFYVLKNKMLHVLLLISIALFSFFFFTNSKDLSFLSFSDVNVTSSNFNRDLTLTGRTQIWRDVLDKVQFDDKTLCGYGIGGFWGKTGAPSSKIDNALFAEIGQSHNGMIDLYTQYGLVGISLFVYILFTILKKLSKLKSNSAQVIFLNFFFVLFLFNNLVESSYLQPKNFLNIIFILNTIYILNPKYLLEFRKARLNAINISQS; this is encoded by the coding sequence GTGCAATCAGTATATCCTAAAAGAGATTTTTTTTTAAGACAAAAAAATTCAACAAAACCAAATTTAAGCGTTTTACTCCTGATTCATTTACAGCTTATTAATATTATCACAGGACCTGATATCATTTTAAAATTTTTAGGTTTTAGATATGATGATGTAGCTGAAATTGGGCTAGGATGGTTTACATTCTCGGTAAATTTTTTATTTATTTTATTGGACGTATTCGTTCTTCTTAATAATAAAACTAAAAGTCTTAAACTTATTTTAGAGGTAAAAAAAATCGGATTTTTTTTAGTTCTAATTTTTTTGTCAAGCTTTTTAGTTTTAGAAAACTTGTTTGAACAATCTCTTAATTTAATTTTTCTTACTATTGGTTATAGCATTAAAATTTGCAGTCTAATCATTTTATTTGATAAATATAATATTGAATTTTCTTCGATACTATTAAAAGTATTAAAAATACTAATGATAGTAATGCTTGTATATCTTGTTATTTTTTTTGGAAATGGTTTTTCAACAACATTAATAGGTCGATACCAAAGTGTTTTTAATCAGCCTAATACATTAGGACAGTTTTCTTCTTTGGCAATTGCAACTTTATTTTCGGAGAGATTATATATTTCTAGAAAAAATAAAAAATTTAATAATTATTCTTTTTTCTTTTTCTTATCAACTGCAATAGCTTTTGTGATAATCAGTCAAAGCTTCACAAACTTTTTATTAATTATATTAATAGTATTGATGTACTTCTTTTATGTTTTAAAAAACAAAATGTTACATGTTTTATTACTGATTTCAATAGCACTTTTTTCTTTTTTCTTTTTTACAAATTCTAAAGATCTATCGTTCTTATCATTTTCAGATGTTAATGTAACTTCTTCAAATTTTAATCGGGATTTAACTTTAACTGGAAGAACACAAATTTGGAGAGACGTTTTAGATAAAGTTCAATTTGATGACAAGACATTATGTGGTTATGGGATAGGGGGATTTTGGGGGAAAACTGGTGCTCCATCCTCCAAGATTGACAATGCTCTTTTTGCAGAAATAGGACAGTCACATAATGGAATGATAGATTTATATACACAATATGGGTTAGTTGGTATCTCTCTATTTGTTTATATTTTATTTACAATTTTGAAGAAATTATCAAAGTTAAAATCTAATTCTGCCCAAGTCATTTTTTTGAATTTCTTCTTTGTTTTATTTCTTTTTAACAACTTAGTAGAGTCTAGCTATCTTCAGCCTAAGAATTTTTTAAACATCATATTTATTTTAAATACAATTTACATTCTTAATCCTAAATATTTATTAGAATTTAGGAAAGCTAGATTAAACGCAATCAATATTTCTCAAAGTTAA
- a CDS encoding T9SS C-terminal target domain-containing protein, translated as MKKVIVFFFLIVTSTYSQISLCTDSRAENYNSNAIQNDGSCSYKNLKLKPEYSKILSDSIRETSGLIAFENLLWTHNDDHDKTIYGLDSLGRIKRKIILNEATNHDWEEIAKDSSHIYIGDFGNNYSGNRSDLKILKIEKKSFLEENPKIETISFSYADQTDFSASKPNKTDFDCEAFIVSKDSIYLFTKEWKSSKTNIYVLPNQTGSQVAKLKATFDTKGLVTGATYLSNKNLIVLCGYTKVGKPFLYLLYDFKNQDFLSGNKRRIDLKLPFHQIEGITTKDGLHYFLTNEALVRKPVINVKQQIHYLDLSPILNQYINRQQ; from the coding sequence ATGAAAAAAGTTATAGTATTCTTTTTCTTAATTGTTACTTCGACCTACAGTCAAATCTCGCTCTGTACAGATTCTCGAGCAGAAAATTACAATTCGAATGCTATACAAAATGATGGCAGTTGTAGTTATAAGAATTTAAAACTTAAACCAGAATATTCGAAAATTTTAAGCGATTCTATAAGAGAAACTTCAGGATTAATTGCTTTCGAAAATTTACTTTGGACGCATAACGACGATCACGATAAAACGATTTACGGATTGGATTCTTTAGGAAGAATCAAAAGAAAAATCATTCTTAATGAAGCAACAAATCACGATTGGGAAGAAATTGCCAAAGATAGTTCACACATTTATATAGGTGATTTTGGCAATAATTATTCTGGAAACCGATCTGACCTTAAAATCCTTAAAATTGAAAAAAAATCGTTTTTGGAAGAAAATCCTAAGATTGAAACAATTTCATTTTCTTATGCTGATCAAACGGATTTTTCTGCTTCAAAACCCAATAAAACCGATTTTGACTGTGAAGCTTTTATTGTTTCTAAAGACAGTATTTATTTGTTTACTAAAGAATGGAAATCTTCTAAAACCAATATTTACGTTCTTCCCAATCAAACTGGATCGCAGGTTGCAAAACTTAAAGCAACATTCGATACAAAAGGTTTAGTAACTGGCGCAACTTATCTCTCAAATAAAAACTTGATTGTTTTATGCGGGTATACTAAAGTTGGAAAACCATTTTTATACCTGCTTTACGATTTTAAAAATCAGGATTTTTTGTCTGGAAATAAAAGAAGAATAGATTTAAAACTCCCTTTTCATCAAATTGAAGGAATTACAACTAAAGATGGTCTTCATTATTTTTTAACGAATGAAGCTCTGGTTCGCAAACCTGTGATAAATGTGAAGCAGCAAATTCATTATTTAGATTTGAGTCCAATTTTAAATCAATACATCAATCGGCAACAATAA
- a CDS encoding adenylyltransferase/cytidyltransferase family protein, whose amino-acid sequence MKIGITFSAFDLLHAGHIKMLEEAKRQCDYLIVGLQIDPALDRPEKNSPTQTVVERYIQLKGCKFVDEIIPYATEQDLEDILRSHKIDVRIIGEEYQNKNFTGRNYCEEKGIKLHFNKRDHRFSSSGLRKEVADRELKKER is encoded by the coding sequence ATGAAGATAGGAATAACATTTAGCGCTTTTGATTTACTACATGCTGGTCATATTAAAATGCTGGAAGAAGCAAAAAGACAATGTGATTATTTAATTGTGGGATTACAAATAGATCCGGCATTAGATCGCCCTGAAAAAAATAGTCCGACACAAACAGTTGTTGAAAGGTACATTCAACTTAAGGGATGCAAATTTGTAGATGAAATTATTCCTTATGCTACAGAACAGGATTTAGAAGATATCCTGAGATCGCATAAAATAGATGTTCGAATTATTGGTGAGGAATATCAAAATAAAAACTTTACTGGAAGAAATTACTGTGAGGAAAAAGGAATTAAACTTCACTTTAATAAACGAGATCATCGTTTTTCAAGTAGTGGACTAAGAAAAGAAGTTGCTGATCGGGAATTGAAAAAAGAGCGATAA
- a CDS encoding oligosaccharide flippase family protein, with translation MIKKIKQKVFSFFLEGHSRTILAKKNIAISFLIKGASIVTGLLLVPMTINYISPMQYGIWLTISSLIGWMSFFDIGMGNGLRNKLTEALAVKNYHLAKIYISTTYATLLIISSCLFLFFSFSNRYIDWQTFLNIPKSVKEDISFAVLIVFCSFCLQFVVQLINTILTAAHKPAVAGLILLIGQICGLITIYIMTKTIQGNLIVLVLALTINPIIIFTLASLYFYKTKLRNIAPAFSHVDFSYSKKIFKVGGYFFIIQIGSIVLLQTDNIIISKFIDPESVTQFNVALKLFSTVIMLFSTILIPYWSAFTDANTKKDYIWIRNSIRKIRQIWFYISIIVVPIILMVSKFIYKFWIGDSVKIPFSLSFLLSLYVIAYICLNLNSYFLNGVGKIRLQVYLYIIVCFLNIPLCCFLAAKIGVNGVVISNLIMFIGMNIILWIQTNKILAQKDKNIWSK, from the coding sequence GTGATAAAAAAAATTAAACAAAAAGTTTTTTCTTTTTTTTTAGAGGGTCATAGTAGGACCATTTTAGCAAAAAAGAATATAGCAATTTCTTTTTTAATTAAAGGTGCTAGTATAGTTACTGGTTTACTATTGGTTCCTATGACTATAAATTATATTAGTCCTATGCAATATGGTATCTGGTTGACAATTAGCTCGTTGATTGGCTGGATGAGTTTTTTTGACATTGGAATGGGGAATGGTCTTCGAAATAAATTAACAGAAGCTTTAGCTGTAAAGAATTATCATTTAGCCAAGATCTATATTAGTACAACCTATGCCACCTTATTAATTATTTCTTCTTGCTTATTTCTTTTTTTTTCTTTTTCGAACCGTTATATAGATTGGCAAACATTTTTAAATATACCTAAATCTGTCAAAGAGGATATTTCATTTGCAGTTCTAATAGTCTTCTGTTCATTTTGTTTACAATTTGTAGTTCAATTAATTAATACAATATTAACGGCTGCTCATAAGCCTGCTGTAGCTGGCTTAATTTTGTTAATTGGTCAAATATGTGGCTTAATAACCATATATATAATGACAAAAACAATTCAGGGTAATCTTATAGTTTTGGTTTTAGCCCTAACGATAAACCCAATCATCATATTTACATTAGCAAGTTTATATTTTTACAAAACTAAACTTAGAAATATAGCTCCTGCATTTTCTCATGTCGATTTTAGTTACTCAAAAAAAATATTCAAGGTAGGAGGTTACTTTTTTATTATTCAAATAGGATCTATCGTATTACTTCAGACAGATAATATCATTATTTCAAAATTTATAGATCCAGAATCTGTTACACAATTCAATGTGGCTCTTAAATTGTTTTCAACAGTAATTATGCTTTTTTCAACGATTTTGATTCCTTATTGGAGTGCTTTTACGGATGCAAATACAAAAAAGGATTACATATGGATAAGAAATAGCATTAGAAAAATTAGGCAAATTTGGTTTTATATTTCAATTATCGTGGTTCCTATTATATTGATGGTGTCAAAATTTATATATAAATTTTGGATTGGTGATTCAGTCAAAATACCTTTTAGCCTTTCTTTTTTGCTAAGTTTATATGTAATCGCTTATATCTGTTTGAATTTAAATAGTTACTTTTTAAATGGTGTAGGTAAGATTAGGTTACAAGTGTATCTTTATATAATTGTCTGCTTTTTAAATATTCCTTTGTGCTGTTTTTTGGCAGCAAAAATTGGCGTAAATGGTGTGGTTATATCCAATTTAATAATGTTTATAGGAATGAATATTATTCTTTGGATTCAAACTAATAAGATTTTAGCTCAGAAAGATAAAAATATATGGAGCAAATAA
- a CDS encoding DUF4386 domain-containing protein: MTQESKISFTNTGRIAGLLYLVVVITGIFSLGYVPSKLIVWNNASETFNNIVNSEFLFRLGIVSSLICYTFFLFLPLVLYKLLRSFNKTYARYMVVLAVVSVPISFVNMLNKFAVLSIINSGEQKKDLVMFYLNQYDYGNLIVQIFWGLWLFPFGYLVFKSGVIPKFLGILLMLGCLGYLINFLGNTLLSNYSELGISSYVRLPASIGEIGTCFWLLIMGAKNKVIVAD, translated from the coding sequence ATGACTCAAGAATCAAAAATATCGTTTACTAATACAGGAAGAATTGCAGGTTTGTTATACTTAGTTGTTGTAATAACCGGAATTTTTAGTTTAGGATATGTTCCCTCAAAATTAATTGTTTGGAACAATGCATCTGAAACTTTTAATAATATTGTGAATTCTGAATTTCTTTTTAGACTTGGAATCGTCAGCAGTTTAATCTGCTATACCTTCTTTTTGTTTTTGCCTTTGGTTTTATATAAATTACTCAGGTCTTTTAATAAAACATATGCCAGATATATGGTTGTTTTAGCTGTTGTAAGTGTGCCAATTTCCTTTGTAAATATGTTGAACAAATTTGCGGTTTTGTCTATTATTAATTCGGGAGAACAAAAAAAAGATCTCGTAATGTTTTACCTCAATCAATATGATTACGGAAATTTAATTGTTCAGATTTTTTGGGGACTTTGGTTGTTTCCTTTTGGATACTTAGTTTTTAAATCAGGAGTAATTCCAAAATTTTTAGGAATTTTATTAATGCTTGGCTGTTTGGGATATTTAATAAATTTCTTGGGCAACACATTATTATCTAATTATTCTGAACTCGGAATATCATCTTACGTAAGACTTCCGGCAAGCATTGGAGAAATCGGAACTTGTTTTTGGCTCTTAATAATGGGGGCGAAAAACAAAGTTATTGTTGCCGATTGA
- a CDS encoding sugar transferase → MNTFSPIVLFTYRRLGPLQKTIQSLKENYLASQSDLYIFSDAAKSDSDSEAVNAVREYIHSIDDFKTITIFEAARNKGLASSIIDGVTQILKIHNTVIVLEDDLVSSRNFLNFMNEALDFYREEPKVFSIAGFSMPIKSNTKFDNYFTQRSSSHGWAIWKDRWMRIDWAVSDYNEFKSNRKLKHSFNKMGSDMSGMLDRQMQGKINSWAIRWCYHQFKYGLFSVHAINSKIENVGFTIDASNTTEKYNRFKTILDNGVKTSFLFSPHIRLDPKIIKQFTKPFSILLRIKYKAINLFQ, encoded by the coding sequence ATGAATACTTTTTCTCCAATTGTACTTTTCACATACCGACGACTTGGTCCTTTACAAAAAACTATACAATCGTTAAAAGAAAACTATCTCGCAAGTCAATCAGATCTCTATATTTTTTCTGATGCAGCAAAATCAGATTCTGATAGCGAGGCTGTAAATGCTGTTAGGGAATATATACATTCTATTGATGATTTTAAAACTATTACAATTTTTGAAGCAGCAAGAAATAAAGGATTAGCAAGTTCAATTATAGATGGTGTAACCCAAATTTTGAAGATTCATAACACTGTCATTGTGTTAGAGGATGATCTTGTCAGCAGTAGAAATTTTCTAAATTTTATGAATGAAGCTCTTGATTTTTATCGGGAAGAACCAAAGGTGTTTTCAATTGCAGGATTTAGTATGCCTATTAAAAGTAATACAAAATTTGATAATTATTTTACTCAAAGATCCAGTTCGCATGGCTGGGCAATATGGAAAGATCGTTGGATGAGAATAGATTGGGCTGTTAGTGATTATAATGAGTTTAAGAGTAACAGAAAGTTAAAACATAGTTTTAATAAAATGGGCTCAGACATGTCAGGTATGCTAGATCGCCAGATGCAGGGAAAGATAAACTCTTGGGCTATTCGCTGGTGTTATCATCAATTCAAATACGGATTATTCTCCGTACATGCAATTAACTCAAAAATTGAAAATGTTGGTTTTACAATTGATGCAAGTAATACGACAGAAAAATATAATAGATTCAAGACAATTTTAGATAATGGAGTAAAAACAAGTTTTCTTTTTTCGCCACATATTCGTTTAGATCCAAAAATAATAAAACAGTTCACTAAACCATTTTCTATTCTTTTAAGAATAAAATATAAGGCGATTAATTTATTTCAGTAA
- a CDS encoding glycosyltransferase family 4 protein, which translates to MKILIIHTRYQMSGGEDTVVEQELKLLKQYHTVEVVYFQNYSGWKGAIQFLASIWNIYSVKKVREKIIEFKPDLVHIHNWHFALGPLVFREIKNLDVPIVHTIHNYRLLCPSGILLNNGQLFTHSLHQEFPYKAVFKKVYRSSFFQTFWLSVIIWFHKKIGTWSKIEKYLCLTSFAVELFQKSNFGIPVEKFTVKPNFVIDHKNNLETKRDNHFLFVGRLSVEKGIEVLIDAFRDTSFELKIAGDGPLKQLVIDAAVDNKNICYLGSLKNEEVKLELQKAQAFIFPSIWYEGMPMTIIEAFSCSTPVIASNLGAMSSIISNNFNGFHFEERSPQKLKEAVKLFDNLMPEVKKHIQDNAYQTYKEKYSVSSQLSYFNTIYMPIINKRSDRND; encoded by the coding sequence TTGAAAATTCTTATAATTCATACACGCTATCAAATGTCTGGTGGCGAAGATACTGTTGTAGAGCAAGAATTGAAATTATTAAAACAATACCATACTGTTGAGGTTGTTTATTTTCAAAATTATTCTGGATGGAAAGGGGCAATACAATTTTTAGCTTCAATATGGAATATTTATTCTGTTAAGAAGGTTAGAGAAAAAATAATAGAATTTAAGCCGGATTTGGTGCATATCCATAATTGGCATTTTGCTTTAGGACCACTGGTATTTAGGGAAATAAAAAATTTGGATGTTCCAATTGTTCACACAATTCATAATTATAGATTATTATGCCCGTCTGGTATTTTACTCAATAATGGACAATTATTTACTCATAGTTTACATCAAGAATTTCCATATAAAGCAGTCTTTAAGAAGGTTTATCGGTCCTCTTTTTTTCAGACGTTTTGGCTTTCTGTTATTATTTGGTTTCATAAAAAAATAGGTACATGGTCAAAAATTGAAAAATATTTATGCCTGACTTCATTTGCAGTTGAACTTTTTCAAAAATCCAATTTTGGCATACCTGTCGAAAAATTTACGGTTAAGCCAAATTTTGTAATAGACCATAAAAATAACTTGGAAACTAAAAGAGATAATCATTTTTTATTTGTCGGAAGATTGTCTGTAGAAAAAGGGATAGAAGTATTAATTGATGCTTTTAGAGATACTTCATTTGAATTGAAGATAGCTGGAGATGGTCCGTTAAAACAGCTTGTTATAGATGCAGCTGTAGACAATAAAAATATTTGCTATTTGGGAAGCTTAAAAAATGAAGAAGTAAAATTAGAGTTGCAAAAAGCGCAGGCTTTTATTTTTCCTTCTATATGGTATGAAGGAATGCCAATGACGATAATAGAAGCTTTTTCATGCAGTACGCCAGTTATAGCATCAAATTTAGGAGCTATGTCTTCTATAATTTCTAATAATTTCAACGGTTTTCATTTTGAAGAAAGGAGCCCTCAAAAACTAAAAGAAGCAGTAAAGTTATTTGACAATTTAATGCCAGAAGTTAAAAAGCACATTCAAGATAATGCTTATCAAACTTATAAAGAAAAATATTCAGTAAGCTCGCAATTATCATATTTCAATACTATATACATGCCAATTATTAATAAAAGAAGTGATAGAAATGATTAA
- a CDS encoding DUF6326 family protein: MSEKEIKSGSFEDFKINTKIKLAALWTSVMFCYIYGDYFSLYVPNKVKDFINGETLLDSPVRLFLATILMTIPALMIFASVILKPKINRLLNILFGIIYTLIMLLIAFTTMASWWSFYVFLAFIESILTAIIVWFAFKWPRYI; this comes from the coding sequence ATGAGTGAGAAAGAGATAAAATCGGGCAGTTTTGAAGATTTTAAAATAAACACTAAAATCAAACTTGCTGCATTGTGGACTTCGGTAATGTTTTGCTACATATATGGAGATTATTTTTCATTGTATGTTCCAAATAAAGTAAAAGATTTTATAAATGGTGAAACGCTTCTTGATTCTCCAGTAAGATTATTTCTTGCCACAATTTTAATGACAATTCCAGCTTTAATGATTTTTGCCTCTGTTATTTTAAAACCAAAAATAAATAGGTTACTGAATATTCTTTTTGGAATTATTTACACATTAATAATGTTATTAATTGCTTTTACCACAATGGCTTCTTGGTGGAGTTTTTATGTTTTTCTGGCATTTATAGAAAGTATACTTACAGCTATAATTGTCTGGTTTGCATTTAAATGGCCAAGATATATTTAA
- a CDS encoding WecB/TagA/CpsF family glycosyltransferase — MINNLSFEPCLNYKIFKDDLSTCFTSRKTLINTINQYSYCIAEVDLTFKKALQGSDILLPDGIGIVAAVKLLNNKKISKIAGADLHHYLLDDLNKKKGKCFYLGSSQNTLDKIVQRLSIEFPNVSVVTFSPPFKSEFSDDDNQQMINAVNDFKPDVLFIGMTAPKQEKWSYGNKEFLDSKVICSIGAVFDFYAGTVERPNKLWVNLGLEWFIRLIREPRRMWKRYLYYGPIFIWLIFVKKIKTVFN, encoded by the coding sequence ATGATTAATAATTTATCATTTGAGCCCTGTCTCAATTATAAAATATTCAAGGATGATTTGTCTACTTGTTTCACTAGCAGAAAAACATTAATTAATACCATTAATCAATATTCGTATTGCATTGCTGAAGTAGACTTAACATTTAAAAAAGCGCTACAGGGATCTGATATTTTACTGCCAGATGGTATTGGAATTGTAGCCGCTGTAAAATTACTGAATAATAAAAAAATTTCTAAAATTGCCGGAGCAGATCTTCATCATTATCTATTAGATGATTTAAACAAAAAAAAAGGAAAATGTTTTTATTTAGGTTCTTCACAAAATACATTAGATAAAATTGTTCAACGCCTTTCAATAGAATTTCCCAATGTTAGTGTAGTAACTTTTTCGCCTCCTTTTAAAAGTGAATTTTCTGATGATGATAATCAACAAATGATAAATGCGGTAAATGATTTCAAGCCAGATGTTTTGTTTATTGGGATGACAGCACCAAAACAAGAAAAATGGTCTTATGGCAATAAAGAATTTTTAGATTCCAAAGTTATTTGTTCTATTGGAGCGGTATTCGATTTCTACGCTGGAACTGTAGAAAGACCTAACAAACTATGGGTGAATTTGGGACTGGAATGGTTCATTAGGCTAATTAGAGAACCACGAAGAATGTGGAAAAGATATTTATATTATGGACCAATATTTATTTGGCTGATTTTCGTAAAAAAGATAAAAACTGTTTTTAATTAA
- a CDS encoding glycosyltransferase family 2 protein, with protein MLYKYITVAICTYNRPLLLQKCIESVLIQNTDYEYEIIVVDNDSRKTAQEIVEKYEARVQYYFQPLKGLSFARNMAVSKATGEFVLFIDDDEYADRNWLTNMINCQKKYSADVVLGKVIYEIPEYFPSYIKKSSFFIRKNIVTGQEAKINEGYTGNTLVNRKLFDLRIPSFLEKFNHTGGEDSDFFNFLLSKQAKIIFSNEAVIYETQDSKRLKVSWFFKRGYRSGYNYASHILKNNNFFIGSIKLIYSVLGGLFISFILIIRTIFIPNKFYIKTLAKIGNQLGKIGYLFRCQITDYS; from the coding sequence ATGCTTTATAAATATATTACAGTTGCGATATGCACGTATAATAGACCTTTATTATTGCAGAAATGTATTGAATCTGTTTTAATACAAAATACCGATTATGAATATGAAATAATTGTTGTAGATAATGATTCAAGAAAAACGGCTCAGGAAATTGTCGAAAAATATGAAGCGAGAGTTCAATACTATTTTCAACCATTAAAAGGATTGTCCTTTGCAAGAAATATGGCGGTATCAAAAGCGACAGGAGAATTTGTTCTTTTTATTGATGATGACGAATATGCTGATCGAAATTGGCTCACAAATATGATCAATTGTCAGAAAAAATATTCTGCAGATGTTGTTTTAGGTAAAGTGATCTATGAAATTCCTGAATATTTTCCTTCTTATATTAAAAAGAGTTCTTTTTTTATTCGCAAGAATATAGTTACAGGTCAAGAAGCTAAAATAAATGAAGGATATACAGGAAATACTTTGGTTAATAGAAAATTATTTGATCTAAGAATTCCCTCTTTTCTCGAAAAATTTAATCATACAGGCGGAGAGGATTCTGATTTTTTTAATTTTTTATTATCAAAACAAGCAAAAATTATATTTTCAAATGAAGCTGTTATTTATGAAACTCAAGATAGTAAAAGGCTAAAAGTATCTTGGTTTTTTAAAAGAGGATATCGTTCGGGATATAATTATGCAAGTCATATTTTGAAAAATAACAATTTTTTTATTGGTTCAATAAAATTGATATATAGTGTTTTGGGTGGATTGTTTATAAGCTTTATACTAATTATTAGAACCATTTTTATTCCAAACAAATTTTACATAAAAACGTTAGCAAAAATTGGCAACCAATTAGGGAAGATTGGATATTTATTTCGTTGCCAAATTACAGATTACTCATAA